The window TTCAACTGCATGGAGAAACCATCACCTCCATCATCGCCATCAAGCTCCACCAATGGCTCCATGGAGCCAAAATGCATTGGGAGATTGGAAATTGTTAAACCTAAACCAGTTGGTTTTCTCTGCGGTTCTATTCCTGTCCCCACTGATAATTCCTTCCATGCCTTCAATTCCGCTCTCATACCTTCTCGCGAGACGTAAGTTTTTAATTTCTGATTCCCTGTGCTTGTGTTAGTATAGATATGTGCTTAATTTGTATATTTGGTTGAGCAGGGTCAGTGCACCTAGATACCGAATGCTTCCGACGGAGACGGATTTGAACACTCTTCCTGTTGTTGCCAACTTGCCGGAGAAGGTTCTTCCCATTTCTGCTGTACAGTCTAGGTCAACTGGAGGTATGCTTtggttttagttttagtttagAACGAAATATGAAGTTGTGGTGTGAATTTGTAGTGTTTATTGACAAGCATTAGGTTTCAGATGTTGTTGAAGAGAATGACTGTCAAATTGGGAATGTGATGAAATTGGTTTGGTCAATGTTTGAAATGTATTTCATTTCTTAAGTAGAATCGATGTTAGACATCTattataaagattttgtaaCTGTAGAAAAATGCTTCATTGCCTTCCATGGTGTATTAGAAAAATGTCTGCGTCTGTGTGTTTGCATAAGATTGAATTTGGTTTGTTTGCATACCTAAGATCATAAGAATAAACTGTACAGTTCATCCTTTTATTTGCTTAAGACTTAATCACACTATGTCCAAACAGCTTGCTTGTTGCTACAATACAAGAACAATTATTCCTATTTGGACTGGGAAATTGACAACTGGGAATTTTGATGTAGAAACTGAGTTTTGAAGTTCAACTTAAAAACTAGATGCCACACTAAAGTTCCATTGCTAAGTTGAAGAATTGCAATGTAAGTGTCATGAGACAAATTCATTTGTTATCAAATTgttgtaaaaatatttatttctttacTACTATTATTCTGAGAAATATGGGAATTGAAGAGGTTGGGTGTTGAAACCATGATCCCCCTCCACTTTATGGAGAGCCTCCCACTTGAGCTGCACTCAGTTTATAACGAATTTTAGGCATGCATCATATATGAAACCTTAACTATTTTCGTGCAGCTTATACCGAAAAAACCAGATTGTAGGGGGTAGCAATTTAGCTCTTAATTGAGTTTAGTCAAGTAGGTATACCGACTTTTCAAAGTTAagacctttttcttttcttttttattcttattattgttatttaagGTAGAATAAATGTGCCCTACTTGAACAagattgttttgattttttttcttctatttcttctattttgttatatttttttatagggaaaagtacaaaaatacaccatgtggtttggccaattttcaaacataaagtatgaggtttaaaagtttgcaaactggtacattgaggttcaaACCATTAGTAAAGCCAGTCAAAAATACTAACGGCATTAAAAAATTGATGATTTGTCAACTTTGATCAAAAGGTCAAAGGACAATTTTATCATTTCTAATTTCATGGCTATTGCTTCTTCCTCCCATCACCCACTACATCAACAAACTTTCTGCCAAAATTCACTCGTCTTTCTCCATTAGTTCGTCATTTTCATCAGCTTCTAAAATAGCTGCATTAGAACTGGAATTTGGCAGCGAAAAGACAAAGTTGGTGAAGAAGCAAATAGATAAGCTTCTTTTGGTTAAAAATGGTTGTGAATCACTTGAAGAAGCTTTGCAACATATAAGCTGTCTTTTGACGATGATGACGATGAAGATAGGAAGGATAAAATATTACAGAAAACAAGAAGATGATGACTATGAAGATTAAGACAGGAAGGAATTTGCTGTTGAGAGGAAGgctcatagttattaaaggcgtgCCTTTGGCGCATGGTGCACTAGGTTAGTTCCGTGACACCTGCTGTGGCGCGCGCTTGGTGTGCCATTTTGCGGGCAATTGCCAAAGGCGCGCCTTGGTGACATAGGGGctgttttatggtttttttgACAGTTACATATCTGGAACACGTGTTCTGAAGCGTCCCAAAtgaggaaaaaaaacaaatattaaaaagaaagagagagataCACATTTGAATCAAGAGTTTGATGATGCTTTAGATAAGTGTGGTAGTGATGATGAGGAGTGATGAATTTATATCAGGAGCATAGTTGTTAGAATCGTACCAGTCGTGAGTCGACTCGTACGATTCGATCCGATTCTGTTCGATTAAGAGTCGTATCTATGGTACGACTTGAAATCATAAAGAATCGGACGATTCAGTCGATTCATGAACTCCAttaaaaaaactgtttttaatttttaaagagTAAAAAGCGAGTGTGCAGAACTAAAACTAATTAAGAAGTTACGGAGTACAAGTAGGAGACTCTTTAGACTTTACAAATTCCaactctttctttccttctgtttctctgtttcttttcttttcgttTTCTCTTCCATTTCTTTTGTCCTTTTCAATTGTACTTATCTATTCTTTTCGTTCTCTTCAACtttctgttttctttttgtgcattagatttgaattttaaattgagTGCTTGGTTGATAGCttgatataatttctatttggatattaaaattgcatttttagactaatatttaaagttaaaaatggttaatattttattttttataatattttgttcGATTCGCGAGTCCCGATTCACAAAATGAGGATTTCGAGTCACTAAtcgaatctcgatttaacaacTTTGATCAGGAGTAGAACTTAGGATTTAGTATTCAACTTTAGCTTTCCGATATGGGGTAGaatttatttatgcttaagaATATTGTCATAATTtagtattcattgcatttttatgttagttttatagttttataatttttgtttttgtaagtgTGCCTTGTCTCGCTATGGCATGCGCCATGCGCCAAGGCTCTAGGACCCCTAGCACcttagtgcgccatgcgccaAGGCTCTAGGACCCCtagcgccttagtgcgccatgcgcctttaatgaaggctgttgttgttgttgccatTGCTTCAATTtctggtgttttttttttggtgggAAATTTTGAGGTAGTTGATAATCTGCAAGTCTTTGAAGAGGATAAGGTTGCTGGATTTCTGTAATCTAATCCACAATTTGAGAATAAACCGTCTAAACTGTTTATCTGGCGAAGAAGCTGTAAAGAAAGCAGCAACAGAAAACTGGAGGCGAGAAGGGGAAATTGCAGAATTGCTAGAAAGACAGGGGCCGAAAGTTTTTTGATGTAGCGGGTGATGAGAGGAAGAAGCCATAGCCATGAAATCAGAAATGACAAAATTGTCCTTTGACCTTTTGACTAAAATTGATAAATCATCATTTTGTTTAGGCCTAATGGCTCTCCCAACCcttttaacttgtccaaattggtcattttacccctcaaactcatcgaatgtcctatttacccccttaactccataaaaatggtatttctcactccctcaacttgtccatttaccccctcaactccataaaagtggtatttctcacccttaCAATccattatcgaggcctaaattgatataattttttaaacgttaaacctatattggtgctattttatacgtagaacctaaattgatacttccctaaaaactatgggcctattttggtaccttatccctacatataatgtgtttaacttgtttatattaatgttctttgTTATTTGTATCATTTATTCATTCTCTCTTTCCAACTTTTTTggttagttaaattttgattattgtaatacaatattattgtaataaacacatgaaagatcaatataattatcaaattaaaacaaaataaaaagttgatattaaaaaatatatattttcaaactcatttgaagaagtcctattaattttgcactataaaggggtaagaaataccacttttatagagttaagggggtaaataggatcataaggggtgagagataccacttttatggagttaagggggtaaataggatattcgatgaatTGTGGAGGGGTAAattgaccaatttggacaagttaagagggtgagaaataccattaaTATAggtaagggggtaaataggacattcgatgagttggaggggtaaaatgatcaatttggacaagttaaaggggCTGGAGGAGTATTAGACcctttttttagtatttttgtcTGTCTTTGCTAACGGTTTGAGTCTCAAGGTATCAGTTTGCAAACTTCTAAACCActtagtttatgtttgaaaatggtccaaaccacaaggtttagtTCTGTACTTCCCCTTTTTTATATCGAGCCCGCTAACGGGCGCCCCGGGCGCTAGATAAGaaatatgttttattattttttatataacacATATTAAATGATTTGCATTGTAATTAATCAAACTCTATGCATTAAATATGGTTGTAATTGGGTAGTCTATTTAATGGTAATTTAGCTGTCATTTATaccacttcttcttcttcttcttcttcttgtctctctctctctctagaaatCTAACGTTTACTTTTCTCTAATATcagttctttttttcttcttctttaattaatttagttatcATTCAAATCATGCACTTGTGCTCTAAAAAATTAGAAACCAAGTATTAAAATTAGAGGAAATTAGTGAAGAATTGGAGATTGTGTAAATAATAACCCAAAAATTTGGATCATGAGTTTCTTCTGCGTTGTACTGGAATTGAAGTATGTAATGAATTTTCCAAATTTGGATCGTGCCCCATGAACGCAACTATGTTTTCATTGGATGGGAGGACACTCAAATCAAGCATTTTGCtttcaaaaattagaaaatctagtaggggaattaatttaattaattttggcaCAATTTATTAGATATATATTGTATTTATGGTAATTATCCTATATTTAGCATAAATATAGGATAATTACCATAAATACAATATATATCTAACACAATTATTTAAGCTTTTGtctttgattaattaatttgtgtTAAACCACTTAATGCATATTAtataagaaataataaaatatatttcttaTCAAGCGCCCCGGGGGCGTCCGTTAGCTTTTGCCTTTTTATATTAGAACAAGTAGGTATATCGACAAATGTATTTCTTATATTTTCTTCCTTATCTTGATGTTGCAACATTTGAAATTATAGATTTGTGCTGATATGTTGCAGAGCTACCTTGGGAAGGAGATGCTATTTCATCAAATCTTACTAGGAAATGCGAAGCCCTAGCTGTATCTGGCTTGGCTGAATATGGGGATGAGATAGATGTGATAGCTCCTGCTGACATTCTGAAGCAGATATTCAAAATGCCATATTCTAAGGGTCGATTATCACTTGCAGTTCGTCGAGTCGGACAGACTCTTGTTCTAAATACTGGGTTTGTGTCTCTATTAACTTCACTTTCATTACTTATCCTGTAAATCTTTCAATATCTTGAATATTTTATTTCGCACAGGCCTGATGTGGAAGAGGGAGAAAAGCTGGTTAGGCGACACAAAAACCAATCAAAATGTGCAGACCAGtctttatttttgaattttgcaATGCATTCTGTGAGAATGGAGGCTTGTGATTGCCCACCTATGCACCATTCTACATCAGAGGAGCAATCAAACTCATCTGTGCTTCCTGGGGCTTGCACATCCCATTTTGTGGGGCAGAGTGATAACCCTTCTGTAAATGAAGACTACAACCATTTTTCAGAGTATCCGCAGGTTAAACCAGATGGCTATTTTTGGGAAagtaaaaagaataagaaaaataaggaCCATCATCCTGTCAAAAAGGCTTCACATGTTGGTGAAAAGCCCAGAAGCTCTGTACAAGAATCTGAAAAGCATAAAAGAATCAGTAATGATGGGTTCCTAAGGGTTTTATTTTGGCAATTTCACAATTTCCGCATGCTTTTAGGCAGTGACTTACTTCTATTCAGCAATGAAAAATATGTTGCTGTAAGCTTGCATTTGTGGGATGTAACACGACAGGTTAGGAGATAATGAACTTCTTTTACTTTCTGTTGCCTTTATGTGTAGAAATTTTATAGAGTATTTCCCCTATTCTAATAGGTCACTCCTCTAACATGGCTTGAGGCCTGGCTTGACAATGTTATGGCAAGTGTACCTGAGTTGGCCATCTGTTATCATCAAAATGGCGTTGTTCAGGGTTATGAGCTTCTTAAAACAGATGATATATTTCTTTTAAAAGGCATTTCTGAAGATGGCACTCCAGCTTTTCATCCCCATGTTGTGCAGCAAAATGGTCTTACTGTTTTGAGGTTCCTCCAGGAAAACTGCAAGCAAGATCCTGGTGCTTACTGGGTATAcataatttcaattttatttaatgtgttgtaatttttttcttaaaatatctTTTTTTCTGAAATTCATTAGTGAACAGTTCTTTTCTGTTTTCTCTATTTTGTTTTCAGCTTTATAAAAGTGCTGGGGAAGATGTGATTCAGCTTTTTGATCTTTCTATCATTCCCAAGAGCCATACAGCCAATAGCTGTGATGATAGCTCAAGCCCCCTGCCTTCTTTATTACATAGAGGGAGAAGCAATTCCTTGTTTTCACTGGGAACTCTCCTTTATCGTATTGCTCACAGGCTCTCCCTTTCTGTGGTATGGAATAAACAAGACTCTAGTGCCAATACCCTAATGCATTGTTGTGACGTCTTACTGATTGTTAGTCTTTCTCTACAGGCATCTAATAATAGGGCTAAGTGTGTAAGATTCTTCAGAAAATGTTTGGAATTCCTGGACGAGCCAGATCATCTGGTATGGATAAATTAGTTGttcctcttctttctctctctcttggtttttatattttttgaagTTTCTTTTTTCCTCTCTCTTCATGCTTGGATGTGGATCTGATACTAGCGATCAAACAGGTGGTACGTGCATTCGCTCATGAGCAATACGCGAGACTCCTTTTGACTCATGATGAAGAGCTGGAATTAACTTTTCCATCTGAATCATTTCCTATAGAATGTGAAGTTACTGTTCCAATAGAGTCCTTGGACTCTTCTTCTAGTTTCTCTGAGTCAGTTGCTTATGAAAATCTCTCCTCATCAGTTCCAGAAAGCAGATTGAGTGAAGATGGAAAAAGCTCTACTATTATATCAGAAGCTTCAGTAAAGATGACTTTGGAGGCAAATGTATCTGATTCCAGAAAGTTAATACCATCTTGTAAAACAGAATCAAATGATTTGGAACGACCTCTGCCTAGTTCCACTGGAGATGAAAAGTCTGCAGTGTCAAAAATGCCCCCAGCATCCCCCTGTGTGGTTCAAACTGTAGCTGATCCTATCTCTTCTAAATTAGCTGCAGTACATCATGTTTCTCAAGCTATTAAGTCTCTTAGATGGATGCGCCAGCTACAAGGTACTGAAGTGGAGTTGCTTGATGAAGTAAGTGGTTTTCACGGTAGACCACATTCATCTATAAACTTTTCCCTTTGTGCATGTGGTGATGTTGACTGTATTGAAGTTTGTGATATCCGAGAATGGTTACCAACATCAAAAATCGATCACAAATTGTGGAAACTTGTTCTCCTGCTTGGAGAATCTTATTTGGCACTTGGACAAGCTTATAAGGAGGATAACCAGTTGCATCAAACTCTGAAAGTAGTAGAACTAGCATGTACGGTTTATGGATCAATGCCACAGCATTTGGAGGATACAAGGTTTCTTTCTTCAATGGTTAAATATTCACCTGGAATAAAAtgcattgataaaaaaaagaaagcaaTAGCATACATTGGTGATGCAGAAGAAGTAAAACCCAGTTTCATTGATGATTCTCTTGCCTTGGAGCGAATCTCTTCCACATCCCTCTTCTGGGCTAAGGCATGGACTCTGGTTGGAGATGTTTATGTTGAGTTTCATTTCATAAAGAATAAAGAAGACAGTACACAATCAGACCCAAACTCTTCTGCCAAAGAATTGAGAATGTCTTCTGAGGTTGTGAAGGAAGTTCAAAGATTAAAGACGAAGCTGGGTAAGTATATTCAGAATTGCAGTTCATGTTCCTTAGTGAATTGCAGCTGCCAGAGTGATAGGGCTAGCAGTGGTAGCAGTGCCAGCAGCAGCAGTGGAAATAAACACTCTGTAGTCCATGGAAGGAAGCATGGTAAAAGATCTCATGCGAAGAGTGCCACTTACCCACCTAAAACAGAATCTGATAGTGGCTTCACACATCACAGTTTGCAGAAAAGGAGTCCCAGTGATGAAGATGGATTTCAGTCGTTGGCAGCTACTAATTCTAACAATGGAGGTGGGGTTAGTCAGGAGCATGAAGATGGATTTACAGTGCCATGTCAAAGTGAAACCACATCAAAAGATGAACCTAAAATGAGGAGTGGCGGTATATTTAGGTATCTTAGGGACCCCATTGTTGGTGATGCAGAACAAAATCTTTCTACTTCTCTAAGTTGTTATGATGAAGCTAGAGATGCATTGGTTGGACTTCCATCAGGCTCAGCAGAAGTGGAGTCGATAATTAAAAAGATAGGGTGGGTTTGTAATGAACTGGGTCGAGATAGGCTTGAAAGAAAGGAGTTGACTAATGCTGAACATGCATTTGCCGATGCCATAACTGCATTTAGAGAAGTTTCTGATCACTATAACATAATACTAATCAATTGTAACTTGGGCCATGGTAGGCGGGCATTGGCTGAAGAGTTAATAGCAAAATATGAGAATCTTAAATCACATGCTGTATTCCAGGATGCTTGCAAGCAAGCTCTGGAAACTGCAAAAACAGAATATCGTGAATCACTTGGATATTATGGGGCAGCAAAGTCGGAACTGAATGCTATTACAAAAGAGGATAACTTAGTGTCAAACAGCTTGAAAAATGAAGTATATACTCAATATGCTCACACATATCTGAGGCTTGGCATGCTCTTGGCAAGAGaagatgtgactgcagaagttTATGAGCATAGAGCTTTGGAAGATAAAACAGCTGTTCGCATAAGACCTGGTGAAAGGAGAAATAGGAAAGAACTGAGAAAGCATGAGATTTCAGCCAATGATGCCATCAGGGAGGCATTGTCTGTGTATGAATCTCTTGGTGATTTACGGAAACAGGAAGCTGCATTTGCATACTTTCAGCTTGCTTCCTACCAAAGGGATTCTTGTTTGAAATTTTTGGAGTCAGATCATAAGAAAAGCAACTTCTCTAAAAGTGAAAATAGTATTTTGCATCGGGTAAAGCAATATGCTTCCTTGGCTGAGAGAAACTGGCAAAAAGCAATGGAATTTTACGGCCCCACCACACATCCCTCCATGTATCTAACTATTTTGACACACAGATCAGCTCTCTCGTTGAGCCTCTCTAGGGCCTTGCACTCATACGCGGTAAGTTCTTTGACAGTTGGACCTATCTTTTCTTTAATAGCAATGTGTCTATATATATCCAAGTTTACGTTTTTGCTTTGATAGCAGGCATATAATTGATATATTCCAATTTGAGGGTCAAAGTCTGAATTTTTCAGATAGACATATGTTGATTTTCTTTAGAATGTTTATACTCAAGTAGTACTCAAATGTAGCTATAATTCAGCAATTATCCAATTAACTACTTCCTTACAAAAGATGCTGTGATCTGGAACTTATTTTGCATTTATAGTTTTAAAAGTTGGCATGGCAGTGTGTATTGAAGGAAACTGTTTATTTGATCTATTGTTCCAGATACTTGAATCATCCTTATCCCGCATGCTTGAAGGACGCTATATATCAGAAACAATTTCGGATTCATTTGCAAGTGATTATCCAGAGATACATGGCAGATTTTGGGATCATTTGCAGACACTTTTAAAGAAAATGTTGACCTCAATAGTTTCAGCAAATACAGATAGATCTTCAGCTGCTGTACAGTTGAGTTCATCATCTAACAAGCCTGATACTGGGAAGCTGAAGGAGCTCTATAAGATGTCCTTGAAATCCACAGATTTCAGTCAGTTGCATGCTATGAATGCATTATGGACATCGTAAACTCAGGCGTCCCTTCTGGCTTCATGATTCGATCGTCTTATCTGCCCCCTGCTCCCTGCTATGTTGTATGTACATTACTCACTGCATAATCAGCATATATTGCATTCTTGGAAACTATCTGCTTCCTGCTATGTTGTATGTACACCACTCACTGCATAATTGACGTATATTGCATTCTTGTAAGACAGCTCCGAGGGGTTAAGGTACAAATTTTACTTCAACCTAAAACATCATGTTTATAGGGTTAACAAAATTTGTTAGATCTATAGGGTTAACAAATTTTCTTCTAAGGATCTAACGAATTGTTGATTGTCCGCATGTTGCGATTTACTGTAACTTTAGAAACAACAAAAAACCTGTGAGGATACAAACTGATGGTCCGGGAACCACTGAAATATTCGGGGATGGAGATGGGGATGGAAAACATTTTTGCGCCAAAGCTAAAATGGGGATGGGGGTACTGCCCCGAACCATGGGGGTTTTTGAAAACTCCCCAGAAGGatcctaaaatatattttaattatataatattagtTTCAGCAATTAGTAGGAGGgataatgaaaattaaaaaatttaattctaaataaGTAAAAGACTAAAATGACCCTTTGACTTTTTAATTTGCCACCTTATCTATTTCTAATATCGTTAGTATTTGTTGACTGTTTTTAATGAACCACGGATATCTCTTTGTAAACTATTGAATTATATagttttatgtttgaaaataattcaaactacatggtttatttttgtatttttagaaCTTGTATCATGTATTTTCAAACATTTTCAGCCTTTTTCACAACAACTTTTCAGTTTTTTTCAcgacacttttttttttttctgcggTAGGGTTCTGTTGGCCATATCAATACCAAATTGACACATGATTGGTTTTCCTTCATGCGATCTCCCTTCATTGAAGGAATTTTAAACTTTGTCTAAAATTTTAAACTCGAAAATTCGTTCCAATTTTTTCTATCTAGATCACTTaggcattttttttttgcctcttAGACATATTTTGGTGGTCTAGGCCATCCGGAGATGCATGGACGCCGGCCATAACAACAAATagttctttttttctttattataattcacttttgaataTTGTCGAAAAGTTTTTGGtgaattatgtttattattttctgaTGTTTTTCTATTTAATTGCATTTTTTACTTATTTCCAAGATATGTATTAAAATGTTAAAGATATCGTTTCATAGTTTTTGGTGagttatattaattataaatattattttttatttgtttgagttgttttaataatattgtTGTTCAAATTTTGTTGTTGTCGACACCTGTATATGTACACCTatatatgtttttctatattaaattattttatattattatattataaatacatattttaattgtgtttatagaataattttttattaataaacaaaaaaataaaaaaatacaaattcgatTAGTCTCAAATGGTTTCATTGTAATCCTCGAGAATCGTGTCTGTCCGCTTAGCGCTTAAACCATGTTTATAGGAGAAGAAGAGAGATTTAAACTTTGCTTCAATTATAGTAGAAGTCTTCCAACATAGGATTCAAATTTGATCTTTTTAAATGCATTAACAATACATTGGCCACTTTGGAGAAGCAGAAGCTTAATTAATTCAAGCAGATATGGACAAGTAACTCAACAAGAGAGCTTAAAAAATGACAAAAACCAAATAATTATGCAAAATTTAGAAAGAATGACTTTTATTACCCCCAttcttttcaaaataaatattacatttCATCAAATTACACATACTAAAAAATGTTTAATTtgtattaaatatataaaaaagggACGAAAATACCTTCactcattaattaaaataaggataaaataataaagGCATAATACCCATTTGGGTCCTCAAACTAAAACTCTTGAAAGTtaattaggaccttaaactatcaaattcATCAACCAGGTCcctaaactaagtaaaaatcatcaattgaatcttcatcctaagcaaaaatcatcagtTGATtactcatcgaaaatcattcggttgaacagtttcagactcTATTCTCCAAATCCATTTTGAGCCAACACAGAGATCATTACAGTCGAtgtcaaatagtcacagtttctaATTTTAGGATAGTATAAgaacttaattgatgatttttgcttgaTTTAGaaacttaattgatgattttgatagtttaaggtattattggactttgaattttaatttaggAGCTAAAATAAGTGTTTTGCCTTAATAAAAGTAACatagaaaaataatatttacaaaaacTAAACCTcataaataatatgaaatagGAAAATTTTGATCATTATTGACTACCATATTTGTTGTTTTATGTTCATTACGAATTATGGTTGTTTAGTAAACTAGGGAAACAggctaataataataataataataataatacataaaCAGACCCCTCTACTCTAGGGATGGCAACAGGTAGGGTACCTGCGGGTAGTGCCAATCCtaaacccttacccttttattttttaattacccgtacccgtcccattaccctaacgggtatactttttgcatcccatacccgtcccatttaattcacgggtacccgcgggtacccttacccgttaagaatcaataaataaaacaaaaaatattacaaattcaacaaagtacaaatttaataaatcatagaTCTAAAGATTGAATAAATTAAAcctaaataaataagaataaagtaactTAGTTCTATCACTCAATGGATGAACAACAAAAGGTTGGGGTACAAAT of the Euphorbia lathyris chromosome 7, ddEupLath1.1, whole genome shotgun sequence genome contains:
- the LOC136235680 gene encoding uncharacterized protein, which produces MEKPSPPSSPSSSTNGSMEPKCIGRLEIVKPKPVGFLCGSIPVPTDNSFHAFNSALIPSRETVSAPRYRMLPTETDLNTLPVVANLPEKVLPISAVQSRSTGELPWEGDAISSNLTRKCEALAVSGLAEYGDEIDVIAPADILKQIFKMPYSKGRLSLAVRRVGQTLVLNTGPDVEEGEKLVRRHKNQSKCADQSLFLNFAMHSVRMEACDCPPMHHSTSEEQSNSSVLPGACTSHFVGQSDNPSVNEDYNHFSEYPQVKPDGYFWESKKNKKNKDHHPVKKASHVGEKPRSSVQESEKHKRISNDGFLRVLFWQFHNFRMLLGSDLLLFSNEKYVAVSLHLWDVTRQVTPLTWLEAWLDNVMASVPELAICYHQNGVVQGYELLKTDDIFLLKGISEDGTPAFHPHVVQQNGLTVLRFLQENCKQDPGAYWLYKSAGEDVIQLFDLSIIPKSHTANSCDDSSSPLPSLLHRGRSNSLFSLGTLLYRIAHRLSLSVASNNRAKCVRFFRKCLEFLDEPDHLVVRAFAHEQYARLLLTHDEELELTFPSESFPIECEVTVPIESLDSSSSFSESVAYENLSSSVPESRLSEDGKSSTIISEASVKMTLEANVSDSRKLIPSCKTESNDLERPLPSSTGDEKSAVSKMPPASPCVVQTVADPISSKLAAVHHVSQAIKSLRWMRQLQGTEVELLDEVSGFHGRPHSSINFSLCACGDVDCIEVCDIREWLPTSKIDHKLWKLVLLLGESYLALGQAYKEDNQLHQTLKVVELACTVYGSMPQHLEDTRFLSSMVKYSPGIKCIDKKKKAIAYIGDAEEVKPSFIDDSLALERISSTSLFWAKAWTLVGDVYVEFHFIKNKEDSTQSDPNSSAKELRMSSEVVKEVQRLKTKLGKYIQNCSSCSLVNCSCQSDRASSGSSASSSSGNKHSVVHGRKHGKRSHAKSATYPPKTESDSGFTHHSLQKRSPSDEDGFQSLAATNSNNGGGVSQEHEDGFTVPCQSETTSKDEPKMRSGGIFRYLRDPIVGDAEQNLSTSLSCYDEARDALVGLPSGSAEVESIIKKIGWVCNELGRDRLERKELTNAEHAFADAITAFREVSDHYNIILINCNLGHGRRALAEELIAKYENLKSHAVFQDACKQALETAKTEYRESLGYYGAAKSELNAITKEDNLVSNSLKNEVYTQYAHTYLRLGMLLAREDVTAEVYEHRALEDKTAVRIRPGERRNRKELRKHEISANDAIREALSVYESLGDLRKQEAAFAYFQLASYQRDSCLKFLESDHKKSNFSKSENSILHRVKQYASLAERNWQKAMEFYGPTTHPSMYLTILTHRSALSLSLSRALHSYAILESSLSRMLEGRYISETISDSFASDYPEIHGRFWDHLQTLLKKMLTSIVSANTDRSSAAVQLSSSSNKPDTGKLKELYKMSLKSTDFSQLHAMNALWTS